In Drosophila yakuba strain Tai18E2 chromosome 2R, Prin_Dyak_Tai18E2_2.1, whole genome shotgun sequence, a single genomic region encodes these proteins:
- the LOC6531389 gene encoding 40S ribosomal protein S15: MADQVDENLKKKRTFKKFTYRGVDLDQLLDMPNNQLVELMHSRARRRFSRGLKRKPMALIKKLRKAKKEAPPNEKPEIVKTHLRNMIIVPEMTGSIIGVYNGKDFGQVEVKPEMIGHYLGEFALTYKPVKHGRPGIGATHSSRFIPLK; the protein is encoded by the exons ATGGCCGAT CAAGTCGATGAAAATCTGAAGAAGAAGCGTACCTTCAAGAAGTTCACCTACCGTGGTGTCGACTTGGACCAGCTTCTGGACATGCCCAA CAACCAGCTGGTGGAGCTGATGCACAGCCGTGCCCGCAGGCGTTTCTCCCGCGGCCTGAAGCGCAAGCCAATGGCTCTGATCAAGAAGCTGCGCAAGGCCAAGAAGGAGGCTCCCCCAAATGAGAAGCCCGAGATCGTGAAGACCCACCTGAGGAACATGATCATCGTCCCCGAGATGACCGGCTCCATCATTGGCGTCTACAACGGCAAGGACTTCGGACAG GTGGAGGTCAAGCCCGAGATGATCGGTCACTACCTGGGCGAGTTCGCTCTGACCTACAAGCCCGTCAAGCACGGTCGTCCCGGTATCGGTGCCACCCACAGCTCCCGTTTCATTCCTCTGAAGTGA
- the LOC6531390 gene encoding serine/threonine-protein kinase SBK1 isoform X3, which produces MSKKPRGNIHKIREFELEKIQLVDEFDIIQIVGEGWFGKILLVEHRGSQTEMVLKAVPKPYVTLRDFYREFHYGLHLGVHRHIVTTYDVAFETAGFYVFTQEYAPLGDLTSNVTDSGVGEVYSKRVAKQLASAIDYMHSKDIVHRDIKLDNVLIYRSDFQRIKLCDFGESFPTGSTVERRNEWLPYSPPEVLEIKPEGSYKADPSHDVWQFGIVIFVCLTGCLPWQKAASDDPRYVRYLAWQGGLMMMPLRRTPRLFKLLTSNAQRMFKRFFARISNRPKSLADVTKFLDDRWLAKTAQKEMAEYETDELCPSMYSFHSSPDEKNKLLYTLADCGIETNVDRQQKKNRIKDWIESSIITEEDEEENEETNSASPSSSVSREPLPGHISSLRKPTSPAESAKEINSTLKDATQKHFDPRTGALQQGPSEMGQVAMAYSKSASPASNYSTTTSTLNNADSLLTLGSRQDLLASNLTMYTSMETELNRLVKDSAYGSLDVSEMAAASRSPSLMKDTAYDRTTSSSSHNIARRQRR; this is translated from the exons ATGTCTAAGAAACCACGTGGAAACATTCACAAGATACGAGAGTTTGAATTGGAGAAG ATCCAGCTTGTGGACGAGTTTGATATCATACAGATCGTTGGCGAAGGATGGTTCGGGAAGATTTTACTGGTGGAGCATCGGGGATCGCAGACGGAGATGGTCCTCAAAGCTGTACCCAAACCATATGTGACCCTGCGCGACTTCTACCGGGAATTCCACTACGGACTTCACCTCGGCGTTCATCGACACATTGTGACCACCTACGATGTGGCCTTTGAGACGGCGGGCTTCTACGTTTTTACCCAGGAGTATGCTCCACTAG GGGATCTCACATCGAACGTGACCGATTCGGGTGTGGGCGAAGTTTACAGCAAGCGGGTGGCGAAACAGTTGGCCTCCGCCATTGACTATATGCATTCAAA AGACATAGTGCATCGGGACATAAAGTTAGACAACGTGCTTATCTATCGCTCGGACTTCCAGCGCATCAAGCTCTGCGACTTCGGCGAGTCCTTTCCCACAGGCTCCACTGTAGAGCGACGCAACGAGTGGCTGCCCTACAGTCCGCCAGAAGTATTAGAAATCAAGCCGGAGGGCAGTTACAA AGCCGATCCGAGCCACGATGTTTGGCAGTTTGGCATTGTGATCTTTGTGTGTCTAACTGGCTGCTTGCCCTGGCAGAAAGCTGCCTCCGATGATCCGCGCTATGTGCGCTACTTGGCCTGGCAGGGCGGACTCATGATGATGCCTCTGCGGCGAACCCCGCGACTCTTCAAGCTGCTCACCTCGAATGCGCAGCGCATGTTTAAGCGCTTCTTTGCCAGGATCTCCAATCGGCCGAAGAGCCTGGCCGACGTAACCAAGTTCCTAGACGACCGCTGGCTGGCCAAGACCGCCCAGAAGGAGATGGCCGAGTACGAGACCGACGAGCTGTGCCCCTCCATGTACTCCTTTCACAGCAGCCCGGATGAGAAGAACAAGCTGCTCTACACATTGGCCGACTGCGGAATCGAGACCAATGTGGACCggcagcagaagaagaacCGCATCAAAGACTGGATAGAGTCGTCCATCATTACGGAGGAGGACGAG GAGGAGAACGAGGAGACCAACTCGGCATCCCCATCCTCGTCGGTCTCGCGGGAGCCGCTGCCCGGGCACATATCCTCGCTGCGCAAGCCCACAAGTCCGGCGGAGAGCGCCAAGGAGATCAACAGCACCCTGAAGGACGCCACCCAGAAGCACTTCGATCCGCGCACCGGTGCACTGCAGCAGGGACCCAGCGAGATGGGTCAGGTGGCCATGGCGTATTCCAAGTCGGCCAGTCCCGCCTCCAACTACAGCACCACGACGTCCACACTGAACAACGCAGACAGCCTGCTGACGCTGGGCTCGCGGCAGGATTTGCTGGCCAGCAACCTAACCATGTACACGTCCATGGAGACGGAACTGAATCGTCTAG TTAAAGACAGTGCCTACGGATCGCTCGATGTCAGCGAGATGGCGGCGGCCAGCAGGAGTCCCTCGCTGATGAAGGACACCGCCTACGATCGCACCACCAGCTCCAGCAGCCACAACATCGCCCGGCGCCAGCGCAGATAG
- the LOC6531390 gene encoding serine/threonine-protein kinase meng-po isoform X2, with translation MSKKPRGNIHKIREFELEKIQLVDEFDIIQIVGEGWFGKILLVEHRGSQTEMVLKAVPKPYVTLRDFYREFHYGLHLGVHRHIVTTYDVAFETAGFYVFTQEYAPLGDLTSNVTDSGVGEVYSKRVAKQLASAIDYMHSKDIVHRDIKLDNVLIYRSDFQRIKLCDFGESFPTGSTVERRNEWLPYSPPEVLEIKPEGSYKADPSHDVWQFGIVIFVCLTGCLPWQKAASDDPRYVRYLAWQGGLMMMPLRRTPRLFKLLTSNAQRMFKRFFARISNRPKSLADVTKFLDDRWLAKTAQKEMAEYETDELCPSMYSFHSSPDEKNKLLYTLADCGIETNVDRQQKKNRIKDWIESSIITEEDEEENEETNSASPSSSVSREPLPGHISSLRKPTSPAESAKEINSTLKDATQKHFDPRTGALQQGPSEMGQVAMAYSKSASPASNYSTTTSTLNNADSLLTLGSRQDLLASNLTMYTSMETELNRLELRDARHSSYANLPYASQVKDSAYGSLDVSEMAAASRSPSLMKDTAYDRTTSSSSHNIARRQRR, from the exons ATGTCTAAGAAACCACGTGGAAACATTCACAAGATACGAGAGTTTGAATTGGAGAAG ATCCAGCTTGTGGACGAGTTTGATATCATACAGATCGTTGGCGAAGGATGGTTCGGGAAGATTTTACTGGTGGAGCATCGGGGATCGCAGACGGAGATGGTCCTCAAAGCTGTACCCAAACCATATGTGACCCTGCGCGACTTCTACCGGGAATTCCACTACGGACTTCACCTCGGCGTTCATCGACACATTGTGACCACCTACGATGTGGCCTTTGAGACGGCGGGCTTCTACGTTTTTACCCAGGAGTATGCTCCACTAG GGGATCTCACATCGAACGTGACCGATTCGGGTGTGGGCGAAGTTTACAGCAAGCGGGTGGCGAAACAGTTGGCCTCCGCCATTGACTATATGCATTCAAA AGACATAGTGCATCGGGACATAAAGTTAGACAACGTGCTTATCTATCGCTCGGACTTCCAGCGCATCAAGCTCTGCGACTTCGGCGAGTCCTTTCCCACAGGCTCCACTGTAGAGCGACGCAACGAGTGGCTGCCCTACAGTCCGCCAGAAGTATTAGAAATCAAGCCGGAGGGCAGTTACAA AGCCGATCCGAGCCACGATGTTTGGCAGTTTGGCATTGTGATCTTTGTGTGTCTAACTGGCTGCTTGCCCTGGCAGAAAGCTGCCTCCGATGATCCGCGCTATGTGCGCTACTTGGCCTGGCAGGGCGGACTCATGATGATGCCTCTGCGGCGAACCCCGCGACTCTTCAAGCTGCTCACCTCGAATGCGCAGCGCATGTTTAAGCGCTTCTTTGCCAGGATCTCCAATCGGCCGAAGAGCCTGGCCGACGTAACCAAGTTCCTAGACGACCGCTGGCTGGCCAAGACCGCCCAGAAGGAGATGGCCGAGTACGAGACCGACGAGCTGTGCCCCTCCATGTACTCCTTTCACAGCAGCCCGGATGAGAAGAACAAGCTGCTCTACACATTGGCCGACTGCGGAATCGAGACCAATGTGGACCggcagcagaagaagaacCGCATCAAAGACTGGATAGAGTCGTCCATCATTACGGAGGAGGACGAG GAGGAGAACGAGGAGACCAACTCGGCATCCCCATCCTCGTCGGTCTCGCGGGAGCCGCTGCCCGGGCACATATCCTCGCTGCGCAAGCCCACAAGTCCGGCGGAGAGCGCCAAGGAGATCAACAGCACCCTGAAGGACGCCACCCAGAAGCACTTCGATCCGCGCACCGGTGCACTGCAGCAGGGACCCAGCGAGATGGGTCAGGTGGCCATGGCGTATTCCAAGTCGGCCAGTCCCGCCTCCAACTACAGCACCACGACGTCCACACTGAACAACGCAGACAGCCTGCTGACGCTGGGCTCGCGGCAGGATTTGCTGGCCAGCAACCTAACCATGTACACGTCCATGGAGACGGAACTGAATCGTCTAG AGCTTCGCGATGCCCGGCACTCGAGCTACGCTAATCTCCCATATGCTTCTCAAGTTAAAGACAGTGCCTACGGATCGCTCGATGTCAGCGAGATGGCGGCGGCCAGCAGGAGTCCCTCGCTGATGAAGGACACCGCCTACGATCGCACCACCAGCTCCAGCAGCCACAACATCGCCCGGCGCCAGCGCAGATAG
- the LOC6531390 gene encoding serine/threonine-protein kinase meng-po isoform X1, producing the protein MSKKPRGNIHKIREFELEKIQLVDEFDIIQIVGEGWFGKILLVEHRGSQTEMVLKAVPKPYVTLRDFYREFHYGLHLGVHRHIVTTYDVAFETAGFYVFTQEYAPLGDLTSNVTDSGVGEVYSKRVAKQLASAIDYMHSKDIVHRDIKLDNVLIYRSDFQRIKLCDFGESFPTGSTVERRNEWLPYSPPEVLEIKPEGSYKADPSHDVWQFGIVIFVCLTGCLPWQKAASDDPRYVRYLAWQGGLMMMPLRRTPRLFKLLTSNAQRMFKRFFARISNRPKSLADVTKFLDDRWLAKTAQKEMAEYETDELCPSMYSFHSSPDEKNKLLYTLADCGIETNVDRQQKKNRIKDWIESSIITEEDEEENEETNSASPSSSVSREPLPGHISSLRKPTSPAESAKEINSTLKDATQKHFDPRTGALQQGPSEMGQVAMAYSKSASPASNYSTTTSTLNNADSLLTLGSRQDLLASNLTMYTSMETELNRLGEADPRLNQRTQSNNPLLTTFDVNTNPAAKNSIGVGTRGSSRTILKSSIATAAFPALGAFNHGQSHSLQQLNQHLQANTTGLTPSKSSFFRR; encoded by the exons ATGTCTAAGAAACCACGTGGAAACATTCACAAGATACGAGAGTTTGAATTGGAGAAG ATCCAGCTTGTGGACGAGTTTGATATCATACAGATCGTTGGCGAAGGATGGTTCGGGAAGATTTTACTGGTGGAGCATCGGGGATCGCAGACGGAGATGGTCCTCAAAGCTGTACCCAAACCATATGTGACCCTGCGCGACTTCTACCGGGAATTCCACTACGGACTTCACCTCGGCGTTCATCGACACATTGTGACCACCTACGATGTGGCCTTTGAGACGGCGGGCTTCTACGTTTTTACCCAGGAGTATGCTCCACTAG GGGATCTCACATCGAACGTGACCGATTCGGGTGTGGGCGAAGTTTACAGCAAGCGGGTGGCGAAACAGTTGGCCTCCGCCATTGACTATATGCATTCAAA AGACATAGTGCATCGGGACATAAAGTTAGACAACGTGCTTATCTATCGCTCGGACTTCCAGCGCATCAAGCTCTGCGACTTCGGCGAGTCCTTTCCCACAGGCTCCACTGTAGAGCGACGCAACGAGTGGCTGCCCTACAGTCCGCCAGAAGTATTAGAAATCAAGCCGGAGGGCAGTTACAA AGCCGATCCGAGCCACGATGTTTGGCAGTTTGGCATTGTGATCTTTGTGTGTCTAACTGGCTGCTTGCCCTGGCAGAAAGCTGCCTCCGATGATCCGCGCTATGTGCGCTACTTGGCCTGGCAGGGCGGACTCATGATGATGCCTCTGCGGCGAACCCCGCGACTCTTCAAGCTGCTCACCTCGAATGCGCAGCGCATGTTTAAGCGCTTCTTTGCCAGGATCTCCAATCGGCCGAAGAGCCTGGCCGACGTAACCAAGTTCCTAGACGACCGCTGGCTGGCCAAGACCGCCCAGAAGGAGATGGCCGAGTACGAGACCGACGAGCTGTGCCCCTCCATGTACTCCTTTCACAGCAGCCCGGATGAGAAGAACAAGCTGCTCTACACATTGGCCGACTGCGGAATCGAGACCAATGTGGACCggcagcagaagaagaacCGCATCAAAGACTGGATAGAGTCGTCCATCATTACGGAGGAGGACGAG GAGGAGAACGAGGAGACCAACTCGGCATCCCCATCCTCGTCGGTCTCGCGGGAGCCGCTGCCCGGGCACATATCCTCGCTGCGCAAGCCCACAAGTCCGGCGGAGAGCGCCAAGGAGATCAACAGCACCCTGAAGGACGCCACCCAGAAGCACTTCGATCCGCGCACCGGTGCACTGCAGCAGGGACCCAGCGAGATGGGTCAGGTGGCCATGGCGTATTCCAAGTCGGCCAGTCCCGCCTCCAACTACAGCACCACGACGTCCACACTGAACAACGCAGACAGCCTGCTGACGCTGGGCTCGCGGCAGGATTTGCTGGCCAGCAACCTAACCATGTACACGTCCATGGAGACGGAACTGAATCGTCTAGGTGAGGCTGATCCTCGACTGAACCAGCGCACCCAGAGCAACAATCCCCTGCTAACCACCTTCGATGTGAACACCAATCCCGCCGCCAAGAACTCGATTGGAGTGGGCACCCGCGGCTCCAGTCGCACCATCCTCAAATCCTCCATAGCCACcgccgcttttcccgctttggGCGCTTTTAACCATGGCCAGAGCCACAGCCTGCAGCAACTCAACCAACACCTCCAAGCCAACACCACGGGCCTAACTCCCAGCAAGAGCTCCTTCTTTCGGCGATGA
- the LOC6531391 gene encoding sodium-dependent dopamine transporter, with product MSPTGHISKSKTPTPHDNDNNSISDERETWSGKVDFLLSVIGFAVDLANVWRFPYLCYKNGGGAFLVPYGIMLVVGGIPLFYMELALGQHNRKGAITCWGRLVPLFKGIGYAVVLIAFYVDFYYNVIIAWSLRFFFASFTSSLPWTSCNNIWNTPNCRPFESQNASRVPVIGNYSDFYVMGNQSLLYNETYMNGSSLDTTAVGHVEGFQSAASEYFNRYILELNRSEGIHDLGAIKWDMALCLLIVYLICYFSLWKGISTSGKVVWFTALFPYAVLLILLIRGLTLPGSFLGIQYYLTPNFSAIYKAEVWVDAATQVFFSLGPGFGVLLAYASYNKYHNNVYKDALLTSFINSATSFIAGFVIFSVLGYMAHTLGVRIEDVATEGPGLVFVVYPAAIATMPASTFWALIFFMMLLTLGLDSSFGGSEAIITALSDEFPKIKRNRELFVAGLFSLYFVVGLASCTQGGFYFFHLLDRYAAGYSILVAVFFEAIAVSWIYGTNRFSEDIRDMIGFPPGKYWQVCWRFVAPIFLLFITVYGLIGYEPLTYADYIYPSWANALGWCIAGSSVVMIPAVAIFKLISTPGSLRQRFTILTTPWRDQQSMAMVLNGVTTEVTVVRLTDTETAKEPVDV from the exons ATGTCACCAACCGGACATATATCCAAATCAAAGACGCCCACGCCACACGATAACGATAACAATAGCATTAGCGACGAGCGCGAAACATGGAGCGGCAAAGTGGATTTTTTATTATCGGTTATTGGATTCGCCGTCGATTTAGCAAACGTCTGGAGATTTCCCTATTTGTGCTACAAAAATGGCGGTG GCGCCTTTCTTGTGCCCTACGGCATTATGCTGGTGGTCGGTGGCATTCCGCTCTTCTATATGGAATTGGCCCTGGGTCAGCACAATCGTAAGGGAGCCATAACCTGCTGGGGTCGCTTGGTGCCCCTCTTCAAAG GAATTGGATATGCCGTGGTGCTGATTGCCTTCTATGTGGACTTCTACTACAATGTGATTATTGCCTGGTCGTTGCGCTTCTTTTTTGCATCCTTCACCAGCTCGCTGCCTTGGACGTCGTGTAATAATATTTGGAACACGCCAAACTGCAGACCG TTCGAGAGCCAAAATGCATCTCGTGTGCCGGTGATTGGTAACTACAGTGACTTCTATGTCATGGGAAATCAGAGCCTGCTCTACAATGAGACCTATATGAATGGTTCAAGCTTGGACACGACAGCGGTTGGCCATGTGGAGGGTTTTCAGTCCGCAGCCTCAGAATATTTCAA CCGCTACATTTTGGAGCTGAACCGCAGCGAGGGAATCCACGACTTGGGCGCCATTAAATGGGACATGGCGCTGTGCCTTCTGATTGTCTACTTGATCTGCTACTTCTCCCTGTGGAAGGGCATCAGCACTTCGGGCAAGGTGGTGTGGTTCACTGCCCTCTTTCCCTATGCAGTGCTACTGATTCTGCTGATCAGGGGCCTCACACTGCCCGGATCTTTTCTGGGCATTCAGTATTATCTTACGCCCAACTTCAGTGCCATCTACAAAGCTGAGGTGTGGGTGGATGCCGCCACCCAGGTGTTTTTCTCATTGGGTCCCGGATTTGGAGTGCTGCTGGCCTATGCTTCCTATAATAAATACCACAACAATGTATACAA GGACGCTTTGTTAACCAGTTTCATCAACTCGGCTACCAGCTTTATAGCCGGTTTTGTGATATTCTCCGTGCTGGGCTACATGGCCCACACTCTGGGTGTAAGAATTGAAGATGTTGCCACCGAAGGACCTGGTCTGGTCTTCGTGGTCTATCCAGCTGCCATTGCCACCATGCCGGCCAGCACTTTCTGGGCCCTCATTTTCTTCATGATGCTACTCACTTTGGGCTTGGATAGTTCG TTTGGTGGTTCAGAGGCTATAATCACGGCCTTGAGCGACGAGTTTCCCAAGATCAAAAGAAACCGAGAGCTGTTTGTAGCTGGACTCTTTTCACTTTACTTTGTGGTCGGCCTGGCCAGTTGCACCCAAGGTGGCTTCTACTTTTTCCATCTACTCGATCGTTACGCAGCCGGCTACTCGATTCTAGTGGCCGTGTTCTTCGAGGCAATCGCGGTGTCCTGGATCTACGGCACCAATCGATTTAGCGAGGACATACGCGACATGATCGGGTTTCCACCGGGAAAATACTGGCAGGTGTGCTGGCGCTTTGTGGCACCGATTTTCCTGCTCTTCATCACGGTGTACGGCCTGATTGGCTACGAGCCATTGACCTATGCGGACTACATATATCCCAGTTGGGCCAACGCGCTGGGATGGTGCATAGCTGGTTCCTCGGTTGTGATGATTCCCGCCGTGGCGATATTCAAACTGATTTCCACGCCTGGAAGTCTGCGTCAGCGGTTCACCATTTTAACAACACCCTGGCGGGATCAGCAATCGATGGCAATGGTGCTGAACGGGGTCACCACCGAGGTCACCGTGGTGCGACTGACCGATACGGAAACCGCCAAGGAACCCGTCGATGTCTGA
- the LOC6531392 gene encoding gamma-1-syntrophin isoform X2 translates to MKLSDTMATPIEEKLDQNLKVRTGMVHVSDGKSRPEPLRLNLTMELLSLQKLEVVTPSSCHPNGPPMESKERMVQITRQKQGGLGLSIKGGAEHKLPILISRIYKDQAADITGQLFVGDAIIKVNGEYITACPHDDAVNILRNAGDIVVLTVKHYRAATPFLQKQLTKDTPDSDNDVTCAELKADEGYKSSVNSGTISRSCSRPMSICSEPEKRWTDVVAVPLMMAYVTRYIYGTDKLRQNAFEVRGLNGISTGVIHCDELAILSQWLKLITDNVVGLTHLQMKLYNRNFAVGERIEYMGWVNEGVINNNISWQSYKPRFLLLKGTEVMLFETPPLNVAGISKALVVYKVYQTMFRIVKESETVDSRQHCFLLQSSGHEPRYLSVETRQELLRIENSWNAAIVTSVIKLGRKTFAVSHHGKSGGLTLDWQAGFSLTEGAESATVWQYKFSQLRGSSDDGKSKLKLHFQDHDSRAIETKELECQVLQSLLFCMHAFLTAKVASVDPAFLSSIQQT, encoded by the exons ATGAAGCTCTCTGACACCATGGCCACGCCAATAGAAGAAAAACTCGATCAGAACCTGAAG GTGCGAACTGGCATGGTCCATGTGAGCGATGGCAAGAGTAGACCAGAACCCCTACGACTTAATCTGACCATGGAGTTGCTTTCGCTGCAGAAGCTGGAAGTGGTTACCCCAAGTAGCTGTCATCCCAATGGACCACCCATGGAATCTAAG GAACGCATGGTTCAAATTACGAGGCAAAAACAAGGCGGCCTAGGACTGAGCATAAAAGGCGGAGCCGAGCACAAACTTCCCATTTTGATATCGCGCATCTACAAGGATCAAGCAGCGGACATTACGGGCCAGCTATTTGTGGGCGATGCCATCATCAAGGTCAATGGAGAGTACATCACGGCATGTCCTCACGACGATGCCGTCAACATATTGAGAAACGCCGGAGATATAGTTGTGCTCACGGTTAAACATTATCGCGCAGCCACGCCTTTCCTTCAAAAGCAAC TGACCAAGGACACGCCCGACTCTGACAACGATGTCACATGTGCCGAACTGAAGGCTGACGAGGGCTACAAGTCATCCGTCAATAGTGGAACCATCAgtcgcagttgcagtcgcCCCATGTCAATTTGCTCGGAGCCCGAGAAGCGATGGACCGACGTCGTTGCCG TACCGCTGATGATGGCATATGTGACGAGGTACATTTATGGCACTGACAAACTGCGCCAAAATGCCTTCGAAGTTCGCGGCTTGAATGGCATTTCCACAGGGGTCATACACTGCGACGAACTGGCCATACTTAGTCAGTGGCTGAAATTGATAACAGACAATGTTGTGGGCCTAACGCACCTTCAG ATGAAGCTATATAATAGAAACTTTGCTGTGGGCGAGCGCATTGAGTACATGGGCTGGGTGAATGAAGGCGTCATAAACAACAATATTTCGTGGCAGAGCTACAAGCCCAGGTTTCTACTGCTCAAGGGCACTGAAGTGATGCTCTTCGAAACGCCACCA TTAAATGTGGCTGGCATTAGCAAGGCTTTGGTGGTCTACAAGGTCTACCAGACCATGTTCCGCATCGTCAAGGAGTCCGAGACCGTGGATAGTCGCCAGCATTGTTTCCTGCTGCAAAGTTCGGGCCATGAACCGCGCTATTTGAGTGTGGAAACTCGACAGGAGCTGTTGAGAATCGAAAACAGCTGGAATGCGGCCATTGTGACCAGTGTCATCAAGCTGGGC CGCAAGACCTTTGCTGTATCGCACCATGGCAAAAGTGGAGGACTCACGTTGGACTGGCAAGCTGGATTTTCACTAACCGAAGGAGCCGAGTCCGCAACAGTTTGGCAGTATAAATTCTCCCAGCTGCGGGGCTCCAGTGATGATGGCAAGTCGAAGCTGAAGCTGCATTTTCAGGACCACGACAGTCGTGCAATAGAAACCAAG GAACTGGAATGCCAAGTACTGCAAAGTCTGCTGTTCTGCATGCACGCGTTTCTCACAGCGAAAGTGGCATCGGTGGATCCGGCGTTTTTGAGCTCAATCCAGCAGACctaa
- the LOC6531392 gene encoding gamma-1-syntrophin isoform X1, with the protein MISGIMKLSDTMATPIEEKLDQNLKVRTGMVHVSDGKSRPEPLRLNLTMELLSLQKLEVVTPSSCHPNGPPMESKERMVQITRQKQGGLGLSIKGGAEHKLPILISRIYKDQAADITGQLFVGDAIIKVNGEYITACPHDDAVNILRNAGDIVVLTVKHYRAATPFLQKQLTKDTPDSDNDVTCAELKADEGYKSSVNSGTISRSCSRPMSICSEPEKRWTDVVAVPLMMAYVTRYIYGTDKLRQNAFEVRGLNGISTGVIHCDELAILSQWLKLITDNVVGLTHLQMKLYNRNFAVGERIEYMGWVNEGVINNNISWQSYKPRFLLLKGTEVMLFETPPLNVAGISKALVVYKVYQTMFRIVKESETVDSRQHCFLLQSSGHEPRYLSVETRQELLRIENSWNAAIVTSVIKLGRKTFAVSHHGKSGGLTLDWQAGFSLTEGAESATVWQYKFSQLRGSSDDGKSKLKLHFQDHDSRAIETKELECQVLQSLLFCMHAFLTAKVASVDPAFLSSIQQT; encoded by the exons ATGATTTCAGGAATTATGAAGCTCTCTGACACCATGGCCACGCCAATAGAAGAAAAACTCGATCAGAACCTGAAG GTGCGAACTGGCATGGTCCATGTGAGCGATGGCAAGAGTAGACCAGAACCCCTACGACTTAATCTGACCATGGAGTTGCTTTCGCTGCAGAAGCTGGAAGTGGTTACCCCAAGTAGCTGTCATCCCAATGGACCACCCATGGAATCTAAG GAACGCATGGTTCAAATTACGAGGCAAAAACAAGGCGGCCTAGGACTGAGCATAAAAGGCGGAGCCGAGCACAAACTTCCCATTTTGATATCGCGCATCTACAAGGATCAAGCAGCGGACATTACGGGCCAGCTATTTGTGGGCGATGCCATCATCAAGGTCAATGGAGAGTACATCACGGCATGTCCTCACGACGATGCCGTCAACATATTGAGAAACGCCGGAGATATAGTTGTGCTCACGGTTAAACATTATCGCGCAGCCACGCCTTTCCTTCAAAAGCAAC TGACCAAGGACACGCCCGACTCTGACAACGATGTCACATGTGCCGAACTGAAGGCTGACGAGGGCTACAAGTCATCCGTCAATAGTGGAACCATCAgtcgcagttgcagtcgcCCCATGTCAATTTGCTCGGAGCCCGAGAAGCGATGGACCGACGTCGTTGCCG TACCGCTGATGATGGCATATGTGACGAGGTACATTTATGGCACTGACAAACTGCGCCAAAATGCCTTCGAAGTTCGCGGCTTGAATGGCATTTCCACAGGGGTCATACACTGCGACGAACTGGCCATACTTAGTCAGTGGCTGAAATTGATAACAGACAATGTTGTGGGCCTAACGCACCTTCAG ATGAAGCTATATAATAGAAACTTTGCTGTGGGCGAGCGCATTGAGTACATGGGCTGGGTGAATGAAGGCGTCATAAACAACAATATTTCGTGGCAGAGCTACAAGCCCAGGTTTCTACTGCTCAAGGGCACTGAAGTGATGCTCTTCGAAACGCCACCA TTAAATGTGGCTGGCATTAGCAAGGCTTTGGTGGTCTACAAGGTCTACCAGACCATGTTCCGCATCGTCAAGGAGTCCGAGACCGTGGATAGTCGCCAGCATTGTTTCCTGCTGCAAAGTTCGGGCCATGAACCGCGCTATTTGAGTGTGGAAACTCGACAGGAGCTGTTGAGAATCGAAAACAGCTGGAATGCGGCCATTGTGACCAGTGTCATCAAGCTGGGC CGCAAGACCTTTGCTGTATCGCACCATGGCAAAAGTGGAGGACTCACGTTGGACTGGCAAGCTGGATTTTCACTAACCGAAGGAGCCGAGTCCGCAACAGTTTGGCAGTATAAATTCTCCCAGCTGCGGGGCTCCAGTGATGATGGCAAGTCGAAGCTGAAGCTGCATTTTCAGGACCACGACAGTCGTGCAATAGAAACCAAG GAACTGGAATGCCAAGTACTGCAAAGTCTGCTGTTCTGCATGCACGCGTTTCTCACAGCGAAAGTGGCATCGGTGGATCCGGCGTTTTTGAGCTCAATCCAGCAGACctaa